The sequence below is a genomic window from Fusobacterium varium.
TTTTATCATAGAAAGCTATTTAAAGCATTTATTATTTTAATTTACAGACTTTTTTTCACATTCTCAACAAGGAGAATGAAATTTTTCCTTGTTTCTTTTTGAAATTACTTCTTCTTTTTTAACTTAGAATATTTGCTATATAGATTCCATCTATCATGGAACCACATCCATTGTTCAGGATACTCTCTAATAACATCTTCCATTTTATGAATAAGATTTTGTGTATTATTGATAACATCATCTTTAAAACTATCAGTTTTTATAAGTTCAATCTCATCTAAGACATGGACAGTACAACTATTATCTTCATTGAAAGTATTGTAAACTAAAAGTAGTGGAATATCAAATTTTAGAGCTAAAGAAACAGCACCAGTAGGGGCTTTTGCACTTTCACCAAAAAAGTCAACAATAGCTCCCTTGTCTCTATGGTCACTAAAAAGAGCAATAATATTTTGATTGTTCAGTCTTTTAATAAGCTCTTTACTTGTTCCCTTACTTTTCTTCAAAAGAGTTAAGTTAAGATCACGTTCTCTGCTTTCTGTAATAAATTCATCAATATATGGATTTCTTTGTTTCTTAGCAACTGTAACAAGGCTATAACCATCAACAGCTTTTACACTTGCTTCCATATTTCCCATGTGCATAAGAGCAACGATAACTCCCTTTCCCTTTGCATAAGCTTTTTCAAAGGCTTCTTTATTCACAGTTTTTACATTTTCCTTATTTTTGAAATACTCTTTAAACCAAAGTGAGCACAGAAAAGCTTTCAGCATAATCTTATATGATTCAAGAGCAATCTCCTCTCTCTCTTTCTCACTTTTATTTGGAAAAGCTAGTTTCAGATTCATAAGAGCAGTTTCACGACGTTTCTTTATAGCTACATATCCTAACCAACCTAAAAATTCAGCAAACTTAAATCTCAATTTCTGAGGGAAAAGTAGAAGAATAAATCTAAAAATCATAACTATCCAGTATTGTAATCTATATATCATAAAAAGTACCACCTACACTAAAATATTAATACTAAATTATTATAACATAAATTTAGAAATTTGGGTATCTTAATTGCTTAATAAGTGTTCATATGATATAATTTTAAAAGAAGAAAAAACAAAAAATAATTAATATAGAGGTGGAAAAATAGTGAGAATAGGTATAATTGGAGCAATGAATGAAGAGGTAATAGAATTAAAAAATATTATGACTGATATTCAAGTTGAAAAAATTGGAAATCTTGAATTTTTTAAGGGGAATCTTTTAAATAAAGAGGTTGTATTAGTTGAAGGTGGAATTGGAAAGGTAAATGCTGCTATATGTGCAACTTTAATGATAGAACACTTTAAAGTATCAAAGGTTCTATTTACAGGAGTAGCAGGTGGAACAAATCCAGATATCAATATAGGAGATATTGTTATTGGAGTAGATCAAATAGAACATGACTTTGATAGTACAGCTTTTGGATATGCTCTTGGTCAAATTCCTAGAATGGATACATATATATTTGAAGCTGATAAAGACCTTGTAGATCTTGCTTACTCTGTTGCTGTTGAAAAATTTGGAAGAGAAAAAGTTAGAAAGGGACGTATTGTTAGTGGAGATGAGTTTGTTGCATCAGTTGAAAAGATAAAATGGTTAAGAGATACTTTTAATGCTGATTGTACAGAGATGGAGGGAGCTGCTGTGGCTCATGTTTGCCATGTATTTAAAATGCCATTCCTAATTATAAGAGCTATATCTGACAAAGCTAACCACGATGCAAAAGTAGATTTCCCTGAATTTGTAAAACTTGCTGCTAAAAATTCTAAAACAATAATTGAAGGAATTTTAGAAAGAATATAGTTGAGATTTAATTAAATAAAGAGGTAAAAATGAATATAGATCAATTATTAGATGAACTTTACTCTTATTCTATGCATGGAATAAAATTAGGTTTAGAAAATATAGAAAAAATTTGTAAAGAGTTAGGAAATCCAGAAAAGAGTTATAAGATAATTCATATAGCAGGAACTAATGGTAAGGGATCAACTGCTACAACATTGGAAACTATACTTCTTGAAGCTGGGTATAAAGTTGGAAAATACACATCTCCACACATTTTGAAATTTAATGAAAGAATTAGAATGAATGGAAAGGATATTTCAGATGAAGAGATAGCTTATTACTATGATGAAGTTAAAAAAGCTATTGCAAAGGCAGGGGTAAAACCTACATTTTTTGAAGTAACTACTGCTATGATGTTTAAATATTTCCAAGATAAAAAAGCTGACTATGTAGTACTTGAAACTGGTATGGGGGGAAGATTTGATGCTACAAATGTAGTTGATGCAGAGCTTTGCATAATTACAAATGTCACATTAGATCATACTGAATATCTAGGGGATACTATCTACAAAATAGCAAAGGAAAAAGCTGGAATTATAAAAGATACACCAAAGGTTATAGTTGCAGATAGTAACCCAGAGTTTTTAAAAGCTATATATGAAGAAAATGCCCATGTTGTAAATGTTTTAGATAAATATGCAAATAGAAAATGGAGCTTAGATTTTAATAATTTTGTTACTAAAATTGAGATAGGAGATGAGATCTACAACTTCTCACTATTTGGAGAGTATCAAGTAAAAAATTTCCTATGTGCATATGAAGCAGCTGTTGAGCTAGGAATTGATAAAGCAGCAATAAAAAGAGCTAGTGAAAAAACTGTATGGCAATGTAGATTTGAAAGATATAGCTCAAATCCGTTAGTTGTTTTAGATGGGGCACACAACCCTGATGGAATGACAGAACTTAAAAAAGTTGTAGAAAAGGGATTTTCTCCTGATGAGGTAGTAGCAATAGTTTCAATTTTAAAAGATAAAGATAGAAAACGTATATTAGAGATTTTAAGACCTGTAACTTCAAATATAATATTTACATCTTTAGCTGAAAATCCTCGTGGAACTGTGGGAGAGGAGATCTTTGCTCTTATAGATGATAAAAGAGGTTGTAGTATAGAAAATGATATAGTAAAAGCTTTTGAACAAGTAAAAAATATGAATAAGAAAATTATTCTAATTTGCGGATCATTCTATCTATTAAGTAAATTTAAAGAGGAAATAAATGGCTAAAAAAGGTGGAGCTTTTTCTTTTTTTATTAAACTTGTTGTGTTCTTTGGATTTCTATTTTATGAATATAAGATGTATGAGGAGTATAAAAAGGTAAAAAGAGGAATAGAAAATAAAAAGGAAACTCTTTATACTAAAGTTGCAAACTCTTTTGTTAGAAGAGAGGATAACTTCTATTTAGACAAAAACTATATGAAAGAGGATAGAAATTTTAAAGCGAAAAAACGTCTTGAGGCTGAGGAAAAAAGGCTTGAAGAGCTAAGAAAATTAGAAGAGTTAAAGGCTATGGAAGAACAGAAAAAATTAGAGGCAGAAAAATTAGCTGAAGAGAAATTAAAAGAAGATAGTTCAAAAGATGTAGCTCCTAATTCTAATGAAAGTGTAGCAGATAAAAAAGAGAGTAAGCCTGTTGAAAAAATAGTTGAAAAACCTAAGGTTCAAGAGAGTGTAAAAAAAGAGGAAGTAGTTAAAAAAGTTAATAAAACAGTCTCAAAAGAGAGTAAAGAAAATATTCCAAAGGGAGCTGTAAATATAAAAAAAACAAAGATTGAGAGTATAGAAAAAACTACTAAAAAACGTGAAGATCTTCCTAAGGTAAAGATCCATGAAGTTGAAAGAAAAGTGGAAAAACCTAAGGAAAATATAGAGATAAAAGAGGAAAAAATAAATTCAAACATAAAAAATGAGCAACCTAAAAAAGAGAAAAGTAGTGGTTTTAAAGAGATAGAGATGTTAGGAAATTAATAAGATTTTTCTCAGTAAAAGGAGTTGTAAATTATGAGAAAATTTGAAGAGATATTTACAGTTAGAAAATTAGTGGAACATTTTAATATGGAAGTTATAAATGAGGGAGATTTGGATTTTCAACTTAAACTCCCTAGTTTATACCATGTAGGATATGAGTTAATAGGTTTTTTTGATGAGAAAGGCGAAGAGTTAAATAAGTATCTACATATTTATGGTAAAAAAGAGGCAAGATTTGTAGACACTCTACCTTGTGAAAAAAAAGCTGAGATGTGGGATAAATATTTCTCATATGGGTTCCCTGCTCTTATTATAACAGCTGAAACAAAGGTTACTCCTGAGATGATTGCTGGAGCTAAGAAAAATAATAAGACAATCTTAAAAAGTCCTATGAGAACTACAAAAACAATAAGGGAGCTAAAGTTTTTCCTTTCTAAAGAGTTAGCAGAAGAAAAGATGATAAATGGGTATATGCTCCTTGAAATTATGGGAGTTGGAGTTCTCCTTACTGGTTATGAAGATGCAAAACTTGGAGTTACTATTGAACTGCTAGAAAGAGGACATAAACTTGTTACAGATAATAATCTTATTATCAGAAGAATGGCTGAAAACGATCTAGAGGGTTACAACCGTTTTGATAAATCTCAAATGGATAGCCACTTCTTCATACAAAATACAGATGGAAGTCAAATAGACGTCACTACTCAATTTGGAATCAAAGCTACAAGAAAGATGAAAAGAATAGATATGCTTGTAGTTTTAGAAGAGTGGAATGAAAAAAAATTCTATGATAGATTAGGATTGGATGAGGTTTATGAGGAGTTTTTAGGAGAAAAAATCTTAAAGCTTGTAATACCTGTAAGAAGAGGAAGAAACCTTGCTATAATTTTAGAAACAGCAGCTTTAAATTATAGATTAAAGAAAATGGGTGTAAATTCTGCTGAATATTTTATGAAAGAATCTCAAAAGATAATAAAGGCAAATAAGGCTAAACAGGGAGAAAATATGAATGAGAAAAAACTTCCAGTAAAGAAATTAAAAGATGAATTTAACTTAAAAGTTCTTCATGGTGAAGAGATGCTAGAGAATACATATATAAAAGTAACTGGTATTCACAGACCATCACTGGCACTTTCTGGATATGTTGATATGTATGAAGATGAAGGATATACAGGAGTACAACTATTCTCAAAAGTAGAGTTTAAATATTTAAGTAGTTTAGATGAAAACAAAAGAATAGAGAATTTAAAAAGATATTTTGAGTTTAATTTTCCAGTAATAGTACTTACTTCAGATGTTGAAGTGCCAGATTATTTCTTAGAATTAGTCAAGGAAAGCAATACTATTTTATGTAGAGCTCCATATA
It includes:
- a CDS encoding 5'-methylthioadenosine/adenosylhomocysteine nucleosidase: MRIGIIGAMNEEVIELKNIMTDIQVEKIGNLEFFKGNLLNKEVVLVEGGIGKVNAAICATLMIEHFKVSKVLFTGVAGGTNPDINIGDIVIGVDQIEHDFDSTAFGYALGQIPRMDTYIFEADKDLVDLAYSVAVEKFGREKVRKGRIVSGDEFVASVEKIKWLRDTFNADCTEMEGAAVAHVCHVFKMPFLIIRAISDKANHDAKVDFPEFVKLAAKNSKTIIEGILERI
- a CDS encoding lysophospholipid acyltransferase family protein; translated protein: MYRLQYWIVMIFRFILLLFPQKLRFKFAEFLGWLGYVAIKKRRETALMNLKLAFPNKSEKEREEIALESYKIMLKAFLCSLWFKEYFKNKENVKTVNKEAFEKAYAKGKGVIVALMHMGNMEASVKAVDGYSLVTVAKKQRNPYIDEFITESRERDLNLTLLKKSKGTSKELIKRLNNQNIIALFSDHRDKGAIVDFFGESAKAPTGAVSLALKFDIPLLLVYNTFNEDNSCTVHVLDEIELIKTDSFKDDVINNTQNLIHKMEDVIREYPEQWMWFHDRWNLYSKYSKLKKKK
- a CDS encoding bifunctional folylpolyglutamate synthase/dihydrofolate synthase, producing the protein MNIDQLLDELYSYSMHGIKLGLENIEKICKELGNPEKSYKIIHIAGTNGKGSTATTLETILLEAGYKVGKYTSPHILKFNERIRMNGKDISDEEIAYYYDEVKKAIAKAGVKPTFFEVTTAMMFKYFQDKKADYVVLETGMGGRFDATNVVDAELCIITNVTLDHTEYLGDTIYKIAKEKAGIIKDTPKVIVADSNPEFLKAIYEENAHVVNVLDKYANRKWSLDFNNFVTKIEIGDEIYNFSLFGEYQVKNFLCAYEAAVELGIDKAAIKRASEKTVWQCRFERYSSNPLVVLDGAHNPDGMTELKKVVEKGFSPDEVVAIVSILKDKDRKRILEILRPVTSNIIFTSLAENPRGTVGEEIFALIDDKRGCSIENDIVKAFEQVKNMNKKIILICGSFYLLSKFKEEING
- the hprK gene encoding HPr(Ser) kinase/phosphatase; the encoded protein is MRKFEEIFTVRKLVEHFNMEVINEGDLDFQLKLPSLYHVGYELIGFFDEKGEELNKYLHIYGKKEARFVDTLPCEKKAEMWDKYFSYGFPALIITAETKVTPEMIAGAKKNNKTILKSPMRTTKTIRELKFFLSKELAEEKMINGYMLLEIMGVGVLLTGYEDAKLGVTIELLERGHKLVTDNNLIIRRMAENDLEGYNRFDKSQMDSHFFIQNTDGSQIDVTTQFGIKATRKMKRIDMLVVLEEWNEKKFYDRLGLDEVYEEFLGEKILKLVIPVRRGRNLAIILETAALNYRLKKMGVNSAEYFMKESQKIIKANKAKQGENMNEKKLPVKKLKDEFNLKVLHGEEMLENTYIKVTGIHRPSLALSGYVDMYEDEGYTGVQLFSKVEFKYLSSLDENKRIENLKRYFEFNFPVIVLTSDVEVPDYFLELVKESNTILCRAPYRKASQIIANFNGFLETYFTPSISLHGVFLELYGFGVLLVGRSGIGKSETALELIHRGHRLVADDLVKFVKDVSGDIIGKSATLPYFMEIRGLGIIDIKTLYGLGAVRINKKLDIIIELKEQERDNYMTAVDYQSTSSEILGNKIAKFILYISSGRNAAAMVEIAVMNLMAIKLGHDPEKLYREGLKRMTEEERKLLTE